A DNA window from Fragaria vesca subsp. vesca linkage group LG3, FraVesHawaii_1.0, whole genome shotgun sequence contains the following coding sequences:
- the LOC101301085 gene encoding peroxidase 4-like, with amino-acid sequence MASSTRFSFCSILVIVMLGVLAGFPGRSSAQLSTNFYSGSCPKLFTTVKSVVQSAISNENRIGASLLRLHFHDCFVNGCDGSVLLDDTSSFTGEKTAGPNNNSLRGFDVVDKIKTKVEKACPGVVSCADIVTIAARDSVVILGGPSWSVKLGRRDAKTTTLAAANSGVIPAPTNDLSDLITKFQAQGLSTTDMVALSGAHTIGKARCTVFRDRIYNETNIDASFAKTRQNNCPSTSGSGDNNLAPLDTQTTNAFDPKYFQNLINKKGLLHSDQELFNGGSTDSLVKKYSASAKNFNADFAKAMIKMGDIKPLTGSQGEIRKNCRKRN; translated from the exons ATGGCTTCGTCTACTAGATTTTCTTTCTGTTCCATACTTGTCATTGTCATGTTGGGTGTTCTTGCTGGTTTCCCAGGGAGATCTTCTGCTCAACTCTCAACGAATTTCTATTCAGGAAGCTGCCCTAAGCTTTTCACCACTGTTAAGTCTGTTGTTCAGTCCGCGATCTCCAACGAAAATCGCATCGGGGCCTCTCTCCTTCGCCTTCATTTCCATGACTGCTTCGTCAAT GGATGTGATGGGTCAGTTCTCCTAGACGACACTTCATCTTTCACTGGTGAGAAGACAGCTGGTCCCAACAATAATTCGCTTAGAGGATTTGATGTTGTTGATAAGATAAAAACCAAGGTCGAAAAAGCATGTCCAGGCGTTGTTTCGTGTGCTGATATTGTTACCATTGCTGCTCGAGACTCCGTTGTGATT CTTGGAGGGCCAAGCTGGAGTGTTAAACTTGGTAGAAGAGATGCCAAGACTACTACCCTTGCAGCTGCTAATAGTGGTGTTATTCCTGCTCCTACAAATGACCTAAGCGACCTCATCACTAAGTTCCAAGCTCAAGGCCTTTCTACAACAGACATGGTCGCTTTATCTG GAGCTCACACTATTGGGAAAGCAAGGTGTACAGTTTTCAGAGACCGCATATACAACGAAACCAACATCGATGCTTCATTTGCAAAGACTAGGCAGAACAATTGCCCCTCAACCTCTGGCTCAGGAGACAACAATCTTGCACCTCTAGACACTCAAACTACAAACGCCTTCGACCCTAAGTACTTCCAGAACCTCATCAACAAGAAGGGTCTCCTTCACTCTGATCAAGAACTGTTTAATGGTGGATCCACAGACTCATTGGTTAAAAAATACAGCGCCAGTGCTAAGAACTTCAATGCAGACTTTGCTAAGGCAATGATCAAGATGGGAGATATTAAGCCACTCACAGGATCTCAGGGTGAGATCAGGAAAAATTGTAGGAAGCGTAACTAA